From a single Cyclobacterium marinum DSM 745 genomic region:
- a CDS encoding neutral/alkaline non-lysosomal ceramidase N-terminal domain-containing protein gives MKNYISYLRPLQFPSFLLFLSCLLIPNLLKAQLDSIGWKANVAKINITPKAPMWMAGFASRTKPSQGVIHPIWSKALVIQDKDKNTAVLITNDLSGMPRDMSTRIKKKIKTRYGLNEDAVLLNFSHSHSGPVLKDYLYHVYPLSDDEIDKVNTYSDWLEDQIVELVGQALKGLIPAKIFTENGLTRFQVNRRNNTEAELGATTTTNGPNDYAVPVLKVTDRKDNIMAVAFGYACHATVLSATQWSGDYPGFAQVALEKMYPGATAMFFQGAGANQNPLPRRSIPLAKKYGKELAVAVENVLNEEMKPLASTLKTTYAEVNLELNAPPSNEVLEKMIKESTGHYQRWAKMMHEKVKNNKVVQSYPYPIQIWKLGEQMMVALGGEPVVDYAVKLKTQYGSNLFVLGYSNDVMAYIPSRTVLAEGGYEGATSQIAFGLPGTWKPTLETKIFKCINDMMDQF, from the coding sequence ATGAAAAACTACATATCCTATTTAAGACCCCTTCAATTTCCAAGCTTCTTGCTTTTTCTTAGTTGCTTATTGATTCCAAACCTGCTAAAAGCTCAGTTGGATTCAATCGGGTGGAAAGCCAACGTAGCAAAAATCAATATTACTCCAAAAGCCCCTATGTGGATGGCCGGTTTTGCTTCAAGAACCAAGCCTTCTCAAGGAGTCATTCACCCGATCTGGTCCAAAGCCCTTGTTATTCAAGACAAAGACAAGAATACGGCTGTATTGATTACAAATGATCTTTCCGGCATGCCGAGAGACATGAGCACTCGAATAAAGAAGAAAATCAAAACAAGGTATGGCCTAAATGAGGATGCTGTATTATTGAACTTTTCCCATTCTCATTCCGGACCCGTGCTCAAAGATTATTTGTACCATGTCTACCCTTTGAGTGATGACGAAATCGATAAGGTAAATACCTACTCGGATTGGCTGGAAGATCAAATAGTTGAATTGGTGGGGCAAGCCTTAAAAGGATTGATTCCTGCCAAAATTTTTACAGAGAACGGACTTACCAGGTTTCAGGTAAATCGAAGAAACAATACAGAAGCTGAACTGGGAGCCACCACCACTACCAATGGCCCGAATGATTATGCCGTTCCGGTATTAAAAGTGACTGATAGAAAAGATAACATCATGGCAGTTGCCTTTGGCTATGCCTGTCATGCTACCGTATTATCCGCCACGCAATGGTCCGGAGATTATCCGGGGTTTGCACAGGTAGCATTGGAAAAAATGTACCCGGGTGCAACGGCCATGTTTTTCCAAGGGGCAGGAGCCAACCAAAATCCTTTGCCCAGGCGGTCTATTCCTTTGGCCAAGAAATACGGTAAAGAATTGGCAGTCGCGGTTGAAAATGTGCTTAACGAAGAGATGAAACCGCTGGCGTCCACATTAAAAACTACTTATGCTGAAGTAAATCTTGAATTAAATGCCCCACCTTCCAATGAGGTTTTGGAAAAAATGATCAAAGAGAGTACGGGTCATTATCAGCGATGGGCAAAGATGATGCATGAGAAAGTCAAAAACAATAAAGTAGTTCAATCCTATCCATACCCCATTCAAATTTGGAAGCTTGGTGAGCAAATGATGGTTGCCCTTGGGGGAGAACCGGTGGTAGATTATGCTGTAAAGTTAAAAACCCAATACGGCAGCAACTTATTTGTTCTGGGATATTCAAATGATGTCATGGCCTATATTCCCTCCAGGACAGTGCTTGCAGAGGGAGGTTATGAGGGAGCCACTTCTCAAATCGCTTTTGGACTTCCGGGAACGTGGAAACCCACATTAGAAACTAAAATATTTAAGTGCATCAATGACATGATGGATCAATTCTAA
- a CDS encoding amidohydrolase family protein has protein sequence MWIDSNAYIGHWPFRQVKNSSCRDLIERMDANDISASVLTNINGIFYKDTQAANKETYEEIRFNRKWEERLIPFAVINPVYSGWREDLHESIENLGMKGVRIFPKYHRYGLDLPACVELVKRCRDLEVPVGLTLRMVDSRPSSWLDISNEWKLSDVMPIVKAVPDAKFMVLNLSGSTHLETEDLDLFKKGDVFMDTSGRNVLELRGLMDTFGEEKFGFGTHSPILDYKTGALRIASLREDEADAQTRANLQSGNIKRFLGL, from the coding sequence ATGTGGATAGATAGTAATGCATATATAGGACACTGGCCTTTTCGTCAGGTAAAAAATAGTAGCTGTAGGGATCTTATAGAGAGAATGGATGCCAATGATATTAGCGCTTCGGTTTTGACCAATATTAATGGAATATTTTATAAAGATACCCAAGCTGCGAACAAGGAGACTTACGAAGAGATCAGGTTTAATAGGAAATGGGAGGAGCGATTGATTCCTTTTGCAGTAATCAACCCTGTCTATTCAGGTTGGAGAGAAGATTTGCATGAGAGTATAGAAAATTTAGGAATGAAGGGGGTAAGAATATTTCCAAAATACCATCGTTATGGACTTGACTTGCCGGCCTGTGTTGAATTGGTGAAAAGGTGCAGAGATCTGGAGGTGCCGGTTGGATTAACGCTTAGAATGGTGGATAGCCGCCCCAGCTCATGGCTGGATATTAGCAATGAGTGGAAGCTAAGTGATGTGATGCCTATTGTTAAAGCTGTACCTGATGCCAAGTTTATGGTGCTGAATTTGTCCGGTAGCACCCACCTAGAAACTGAGGATTTGGATTTGTTTAAGAAAGGGGATGTGTTTATGGATACCTCAGGAAGAAATGTGTTGGAACTAAGGGGGTTGATGGATACTTTCGGTGAAGAAAAGTTTGGCTTTGGTACGCATTCTCCTATCCTGGACTACAAAACCGGGGCCTTAAGGATAGCCTCTTTGCGAGAAGATGAAGCAGATGCTCAAACCAGGGCGAACTTACAGTCCGGAAATATCAAAAGGTTTTTAGGGCTGTGA
- a CDS encoding heparinase II/III family protein, protein MNNKTHRREFLKQSTLLGLGLYINPINYPSKYLSKNNYPDTEQLMDWSDWEKYRKKVHHPCLTIKQENKELALKNIQNHDWAKDHFERIEQVIQNHIAKITPEFLLEMIEETTPGDPLWTPCPSCRDKGLPVHPHGLWAWDVEKPHEIQCTACHVVFPNNEYPEEIVLETKWGKPQKISYCGGEPFVIFRYKEGRPSFTANVRARRVQWIAGFCKTLAEGYLLTGNYSYAAKCREILLRLAECYPGWLVHVGYGEYADMAPKTAALNIMNLPEPELCPPPNKPDHALWTGFWSAGRASGVGLEADFVRKVVTAYDLTCQAKKTDGSSLFSEAEKIKIEKDLLLESTLLLVCDKKLNNKSVSNRTAVALVGMCVGHPGLVRFGLEGFDMTINGWYLPDGTTSESPFYGLMTLGGIWDMAQAGQGYSDPEGYRDSDGKRIERLDLYHATNYKSVWEAFYNGLQGDLKYPPYADSFVNTTLDVAYVDLMVANYPEKKSYLALLKEMCGDALLLHSGSQRFNSEFTESEVEPVLRLPYDLTKPNGALSFSLYYRKPQLSQESNPVLKFTDWCPPNLQIGHFRTGVDGRESLVLLSASPWGTHHENDSLNLYYWKKGTALLSDLGYLWDHPHKPNNIRALAHNTVLLDEQNQIKKGRGGEVLLFKTFPKVKVMEMASTAYSQALVYKRTTILVDHGNGQSYVVDFFRVQGGEIQDYVFHASTNDMEILDIAPNPDPELSLYDFSDIRTAKGNRTWKSQWKSETGVYTKAWCLGQEGEEMFVGTGWGQRDWKNADIGATIPYFVRRKRGNELQTFVSVFEGFEKGTSIVKKVELIDKQGLVRVETTLGVDYIMSLHNKGEVSIESDKIKLSGHFAAASVQNGGLVWKETLP, encoded by the coding sequence ATGAATAATAAGACTCATCGAAGGGAATTTCTTAAACAAAGTACCCTATTGGGCTTGGGATTGTATATCAATCCCATCAATTATCCTTCAAAATATTTAAGCAAAAATAATTATCCGGATACTGAACAATTGATGGATTGGTCAGACTGGGAAAAATATAGGAAAAAAGTTCATCATCCTTGCCTAACCATCAAACAGGAGAACAAAGAACTTGCCCTAAAAAATATTCAAAATCACGATTGGGCAAAGGATCATTTTGAGCGGATAGAGCAAGTGATTCAAAATCATATTGCTAAGATTACTCCTGAGTTTCTGCTTGAAATGATAGAGGAAACTACTCCCGGTGATCCACTTTGGACACCATGCCCTTCTTGCAGGGATAAGGGTTTACCGGTGCATCCACATGGATTGTGGGCTTGGGATGTTGAAAAGCCTCATGAGATCCAATGTACTGCCTGTCATGTGGTTTTTCCCAACAATGAGTATCCTGAGGAAATAGTATTGGAGACCAAATGGGGTAAGCCTCAAAAGATTTCCTATTGTGGTGGTGAACCTTTTGTGATTTTCAGATACAAAGAAGGAAGACCTAGTTTTACAGCAAATGTCAGGGCGCGAAGAGTTCAGTGGATTGCAGGTTTTTGCAAAACCTTGGCTGAGGGGTACCTCCTAACAGGAAACTATTCCTATGCGGCAAAATGTAGAGAAATCTTGCTTCGTTTGGCAGAATGCTATCCTGGATGGTTGGTTCATGTGGGGTATGGGGAGTATGCTGACATGGCTCCAAAAACGGCCGCACTAAATATAATGAATTTGCCTGAACCTGAACTTTGTCCTCCTCCCAATAAACCTGATCATGCGCTTTGGACTGGATTTTGGAGTGCCGGGAGAGCTAGTGGGGTTGGTTTAGAGGCTGATTTTGTAAGAAAAGTAGTGACAGCCTATGACCTTACCTGTCAAGCAAAAAAAACAGATGGATCTTCTTTGTTTTCAGAAGCTGAAAAAATAAAAATAGAAAAGGACTTGTTGTTGGAAAGCACCCTATTGCTGGTTTGCGACAAGAAACTGAACAATAAATCTGTTAGTAACCGGACTGCCGTGGCTTTGGTAGGAATGTGTGTAGGTCATCCGGGTTTGGTTCGGTTTGGACTTGAAGGGTTCGATATGACCATTAACGGGTGGTATTTGCCTGATGGCACTACCAGTGAATCCCCTTTTTATGGTTTGATGACTTTGGGAGGTATTTGGGACATGGCTCAAGCAGGCCAGGGGTATTCAGATCCTGAAGGCTATCGGGATTCCGATGGTAAGCGAATTGAAAGGCTGGATCTATATCATGCCACCAATTATAAATCCGTTTGGGAGGCTTTTTATAATGGTCTTCAGGGGGATTTGAAATATCCTCCTTATGCGGACTCCTTCGTAAACACTACACTTGATGTAGCTTATGTAGACTTAATGGTCGCCAATTATCCGGAGAAAAAATCCTACTTGGCTTTACTGAAGGAAATGTGTGGAGATGCACTTTTATTGCATAGCGGATCTCAGAGATTCAATAGTGAATTTACTGAGAGTGAAGTGGAGCCGGTGTTGCGGCTTCCTTATGACCTTACCAAGCCCAATGGCGCTTTGTCTTTCTCATTGTATTACAGAAAACCACAGCTGAGTCAAGAGAGTAATCCCGTGTTAAAATTCACGGATTGGTGTCCACCCAATTTACAAATTGGACATTTTAGAACAGGGGTCGATGGAAGAGAAAGTTTGGTGCTCCTGAGTGCCAGTCCTTGGGGTACTCATCATGAAAATGACAGCCTTAATCTTTATTATTGGAAAAAAGGTACAGCCTTACTATCGGATTTGGGCTACTTATGGGATCACCCTCATAAGCCCAATAATATCAGGGCACTGGCACACAATACAGTTCTCTTGGATGAGCAAAATCAAATTAAAAAAGGGAGGGGAGGAGAAGTTTTATTGTTTAAAACTTTCCCGAAGGTGAAGGTAATGGAAATGGCTTCGACCGCATATTCTCAGGCCTTGGTTTACAAACGAACCACAATCTTAGTGGACCATGGAAATGGGCAGAGTTATGTGGTAGATTTTTTTAGAGTGCAAGGTGGGGAGATTCAGGATTACGTATTCCATGCATCAACCAATGATATGGAAATTCTAGACATAGCTCCAAATCCTGATCCGGAACTGTCACTTTATGATTTTAGTGACATCAGAACGGCTAAAGGTAATAGGACTTGGAAAAGCCAATGGAAAAGTGAAACAGGTGTTTACACCAAGGCTTGGTGTTTAGGGCAAGAAGGTGAAGAAATGTTTGTGGGTACCGGATGGGGACAAAGAGATTGGAAAAATGCCGATATTGGAGCTACTATTCCTTACTTTGTTCGGAGAAAAAGGGGAAATGAGCTTCAAACTTTTGTTTCTGTCTTTGAAGGCTTTGAAAAAGGGACGTCCATTGTCAAGAAAGTAGAGTTGATAGACAAGCAGGGACTTGTAAGGGTTGAGACTACTTTAGGGGTTGATTATATCATGTCCTTGCATAATAAAGGTGAGGTAAGCATTGAATCGGACAAGATCAAGTTAAGTGGACATTTTGCTGCTGCCTCGGTTCAAAACGGGGGATTGGTTTGGAAGGAAACACTTCCTTAA
- a CDS encoding amidohydrolase family protein — MNRRKFFSTSAVSVSGIALGAHLSGFKSKEKPVMENDLMKEVMKYKKIDSHAHVYFTSDSPETQIEYADRLGIDKLVISRPMRPGSKGLPEEFIGCNDLILKSVKKYPDRFIGQPTINPTFAKESLDEIDRCIDQGMTGLKLYNHVKISDPLFYPIIEKYIDMKMIILMHMGIGKSRVIFDAREPENVSTPEDFVIAAKRYPEAMFQLAHLAGGGDWMDACKAVAPFPNVFVDVSGSNNEGDIIPYAMEYIGEDRIFFGCDNSFFQGVGHMMAATLTDSQRKKLFFDNYNNVLKKSGNHVDR, encoded by the coding sequence ATGAATAGAAGAAAGTTTTTTTCAACCAGTGCTGTTTCTGTTTCAGGAATTGCATTGGGTGCACATCTGTCGGGCTTTAAAAGCAAAGAAAAGCCCGTTATGGAGAATGACCTGATGAAGGAGGTCATGAAATACAAAAAGATTGATTCCCATGCCCATGTCTATTTTACTTCGGATAGCCCGGAAACACAGATAGAATATGCGGATAGGTTAGGGATAGATAAATTGGTGATTTCAAGGCCAATGAGGCCAGGAAGTAAAGGTCTTCCGGAAGAGTTTATTGGTTGCAATGATTTGATTCTTAAGTCTGTAAAGAAGTATCCTGACAGGTTTATTGGTCAGCCTACGATCAATCCTACATTCGCCAAAGAATCTTTAGATGAAATTGACAGGTGTATAGATCAGGGAATGACCGGCTTAAAGCTTTACAACCATGTGAAAATAAGTGATCCCTTGTTTTATCCCATTATAGAGAAATACATAGACATGAAGATGATCATTTTGATGCATATGGGGATAGGCAAGTCTAGGGTGATATTTGATGCTAGAGAACCGGAAAATGTCTCTACACCGGAGGATTTTGTAATTGCAGCCAAAAGGTATCCTGAGGCCATGTTTCAATTGGCCCACCTTGCCGGTGGTGGAGACTGGATGGATGCCTGCAAGGCTGTCGCTCCTTTTCCAAATGTATTTGTAGATGTTTCAGGGAGTAATAATGAAGGAGATATCATTCCCTATGCCATGGAGTATATTGGCGAGGATAGGATCTTCTTTGGTTGCGACAATAGCTTTTTTCAAGGTGTAGGCCATATGATGGCTGCTACCCTTACAGATAGTCAAAGAAAAAAGCTCTTCTTTGATAATTATAACAATGTACTAAAAAAGTCAGGAAACCATGTGGATAGATAG
- a CDS encoding RagB/SusD family nutrient uptake outer membrane protein, producing the protein MKYIKQYLFLFLVGLLAFSCSEDLLEQKPKSFFAPENVFIDASGYEAGLVTMRKALTEGVTGSRRHYMVGEWSASEAGTPTFQMDWFQTTPFFDRYYTFLPLFTESFEFIKNANVVIGRIDDIEWEDESTRNAILAESLWHRAFWYYWLINSYGDVPFVGEEVRGVRLDYQTHSRWAILDKIQSDLEYAVQWLPETAVPGAITKGAGNHLLTKVYLANLEFDKAIESSSAIINGNYALVKDRFGSEGDIAEKNVIWDLHRPENKNIGANTETILAMVDRFEAPAGAQTAGLYTMRHFHGSWWHSSIRDSQGLRGTFDSGPRYDSLGRGNPDMISTPYGFYDIWEENGFDYMTTPDLRRSDVNWIDKHELVYTNPESVDFGKPVNPMYMTAPQDSVYKHFPFIFYKTYQPQQSPTAVPMGGNGDWYIYRLAETYLLRAEAYYWKNQLDAAAADINEVRTRANALPIDASDVTIEYIFDERARELFLESPRHSEMVRVSYIMASQNLGGYSLESFSDNNWWYDRIMEKNIMYTIKPIVIGNTPAIAPFHVLWPINNNVITANTLGTINQNEGYVGAENNVAPLEVVE; encoded by the coding sequence ATGAAATATATAAAACAATATTTGTTCCTTTTTCTGGTGGGTTTATTAGCATTTTCCTGCTCAGAAGACTTACTAGAACAAAAACCAAAATCGTTTTTTGCACCCGAAAATGTTTTTATTGATGCATCCGGGTATGAAGCAGGTTTGGTTACTATGAGAAAAGCCTTAACAGAGGGCGTTACAGGTAGTAGAAGGCATTATATGGTAGGTGAGTGGTCTGCGTCAGAGGCCGGAACGCCAACCTTCCAAATGGATTGGTTTCAAACCACTCCTTTCTTTGATAGGTATTATACCTTCCTTCCTCTTTTTACAGAGTCCTTTGAATTTATCAAGAATGCCAATGTTGTAATTGGTAGAATTGATGACATTGAATGGGAGGATGAGTCTACAAGAAATGCCATCTTGGCTGAAAGTTTGTGGCACAGGGCTTTCTGGTATTATTGGTTAATCAACTCTTATGGTGATGTTCCATTTGTAGGAGAAGAAGTTAGAGGTGTAAGGTTAGATTACCAGACGCATAGCCGATGGGCAATCCTTGATAAAATTCAATCAGATTTGGAATATGCTGTACAGTGGTTGCCAGAAACTGCAGTGCCGGGAGCTATAACTAAGGGTGCAGGGAATCATTTGTTGACCAAGGTTTACCTTGCCAATTTGGAATTTGATAAAGCCATCGAATCTTCTTCAGCCATAATCAATGGAAATTATGCTTTGGTAAAAGATCGATTTGGAAGTGAAGGAGATATCGCAGAGAAAAATGTAATCTGGGATCTTCACCGTCCTGAAAACAAGAATATTGGGGCAAATACTGAAACCATTTTAGCAATGGTTGATAGATTTGAAGCTCCTGCAGGTGCACAAACAGCCGGTTTGTATACCATGAGACATTTCCATGGCTCTTGGTGGCATTCTTCTATTCGTGATAGCCAAGGTTTAAGAGGTACATTTGATAGTGGCCCTAGATATGATTCACTAGGAAGAGGAAACCCGGATATGATTTCTACTCCTTACGGATTTTATGATATTTGGGAAGAAAATGGTTTCGATTACATGACTACTCCTGACCTTAGAAGAAGTGATGTAAACTGGATTGATAAGCATGAATTGGTATATACCAATCCTGAATCTGTAGACTTCGGAAAGCCGGTTAATCCTATGTACATGACCGCTCCACAAGATTCAGTTTATAAACATTTCCCATTTATTTTCTATAAGACATATCAGCCTCAACAATCTCCTACTGCTGTACCTATGGGAGGAAATGGCGACTGGTATATATATAGACTTGCGGAAACGTACCTACTACGTGCCGAAGCTTACTATTGGAAAAACCAATTAGATGCTGCTGCTGCTGATATTAACGAAGTGAGAACAAGAGCAAATGCATTACCAATTGATGCTTCTGATGTAACCATTGAATACATCTTTGATGAGAGAGCCCGTGAGCTATTCTTAGAATCTCCTCGTCATTCAGAAATGGTTCGAGTTTCTTATATCATGGCGTCTCAAAATTTGGGAGGTTATAGCCTTGAATCATTTTCAGACAACAACTGGTGGTATGATAGAATCATGGAGAAAAACATCATGTACACAATTAAGCCAATAGTGATTGGGAATACTCCTGCGATTGCACCATTCCATGTACTTTGGCCAATAAATAATAATGTAATAACAGCAAATACCTTAGGGACCATTAACCAAAATGAAGGTTATGTGGGTGCTGAAAACAACGTTGCTCCTTTGGAAGTCGTTGAATAA
- a CDS encoding aminopeptidase P family protein, whose protein sequence is MRYEPAKASLYIKNRAKVANKLPSNSLAVLNSNDIMPTNADGTMKFRQNNDLLYLCGIDQEETILVICPDFPDPALREVLFIKPTSEHIAIWEGHKFTMGEATALSGISTIKWTTDFDSIFNTLMNLSKHVFLNTNEHLRAVVEVETRTARFIKECKARYPLHQYHRLAPMMHKFRAVKETEEIDQIQKACDITEAGFRRVLDFVKPGVLEYEIEAEYLHQFIKSGSRGFAYEPIIGSGRNACVLHYLDNSVTCKDGDLILMDVGAEYGNYNADMTRTIPVNGRFTKRQRQIYEAVLRVQRQAMAMLRPGVDIQSYHKEIGLIMEGELLSLGLIDQTDIKNQDPKNPAYKKYFMHGTSHHLGLDVHDVGTMYEPIQAGMVFTVEPGIYVLEEEIGIRLENNIVINEKGYTDLMGNIPIEPDEIESLMNEK, encoded by the coding sequence ATGAGATACGAACCTGCCAAAGCATCCCTCTATATCAAAAATAGGGCAAAAGTTGCCAATAAATTGCCGTCCAATTCTTTAGCGGTTTTAAATTCCAATGATATCATGCCTACCAATGCAGATGGGACCATGAAGTTCAGGCAAAACAATGACCTTTTATACCTCTGCGGAATCGATCAGGAAGAGACCATCTTGGTGATATGTCCTGACTTTCCGGATCCTGCATTGAGAGAGGTGCTTTTTATCAAACCTACCAGCGAACATATTGCCATCTGGGAGGGACATAAATTCACCATGGGAGAAGCTACTGCCCTTTCCGGCATAAGTACTATCAAATGGACGACGGATTTTGATAGTATCTTTAATACTTTGATGAACCTTAGTAAGCATGTTTTCTTAAATACAAATGAACATCTCAGGGCTGTTGTGGAGGTGGAAACTAGGACTGCTCGGTTTATTAAAGAATGTAAGGCCAGGTATCCGCTACATCAATACCATCGATTGGCCCCCATGATGCACAAGTTTAGGGCGGTAAAAGAAACGGAAGAGATTGATCAGATTCAAAAGGCCTGTGATATCACGGAGGCGGGTTTTCGAAGGGTATTGGATTTTGTAAAACCTGGGGTACTTGAATACGAAATAGAAGCGGAATACCTACACCAGTTTATAAAAAGTGGCAGCAGAGGTTTTGCTTATGAGCCCATCATTGGCTCAGGAAGAAATGCCTGTGTGCTGCATTATTTGGACAATAGTGTGACTTGTAAGGATGGGGACCTGATCCTTATGGATGTAGGTGCTGAATATGGCAACTACAATGCAGACATGACCAGAACCATTCCTGTCAATGGTCGCTTTACCAAGCGACAAAGGCAGATATATGAAGCTGTCTTAAGGGTGCAGCGACAAGCAATGGCCATGCTAAGACCGGGAGTGGATATACAATCCTACCATAAGGAAATAGGTTTGATAATGGAAGGTGAGCTCTTAAGTTTGGGCTTGATTGATCAGACGGATATAAAAAACCAGGATCCCAAAAACCCGGCATATAAAAAATATTTTATGCATGGTACTTCTCATCACTTAGGGCTGGACGTGCATGATGTAGGTACCATGTATGAACCGATTCAGGCGGGTATGGTCTTTACCGTGGAGCCGGGCATCTATGTGTTGGAAGAAGAAATAGGCATCAGGCTGGAAAACAATATTGTGATCAATGAAAAGGGCTATACCGACCTGATGGGAAATATTCCAATTGAGCCTGATGAAATAGAAAGCCTAATGAATGAAAAATAA
- a CDS encoding neutral/alkaline non-lysosomal ceramidase N-terminal domain-containing protein produces MKYIFLKSICLIFFGIAILLLSMPTYSQQNSGTWKAGIKKVEITPHGPIWMGGYAARNRPSEGIRHSVWAKVLAIEDTNGKLAVLVTADLLAFRKFLSDKIRDQLKAKYGLSREQIILNSSHTHTGPETDHPRYQFQLSKDEYNKIQNFADRVEREIVELVGQAIASLEPVTLSSENGITRFQVNRRNNKEAQINAQTELNGPNDYAVPVIKVEDPEGNLKAILFGYACHPTVLSDYKISGDYVGFAQMELEKIYPGTTALFFQGAGADQNPLPRRSVALAQQYGKELAAAVERVVNEDMNVLEGNLSTAYSEIDLKFAKAVPTREELEDIISGETPGYPNYLKENAKVLVSRLNNGEHLKSTYPYPVQVWKLGDQAIFALGGELLVGYSLELKKIFGPDIFVMGYSNDVMGYIPTKMVLSEGGYEANRSPYLTSQWAASIEDDILYEATKLAENVGIQTIAYPLISP; encoded by the coding sequence ATGAAATATATATTCCTGAAATCCATTTGCTTAATTTTTTTTGGAATAGCTATATTGCTATTAAGCATGCCTACCTACTCACAACAAAATTCAGGAACATGGAAAGCAGGAATAAAAAAAGTTGAAATCACACCACATGGCCCTATATGGATGGGAGGCTATGCTGCAAGAAATCGTCCTTCAGAGGGAATTAGACATTCGGTATGGGCAAAAGTCCTTGCCATTGAAGACACTAACGGAAAACTCGCCGTATTGGTAACTGCAGATTTGTTGGCTTTCAGGAAATTTTTATCTGATAAAATAAGAGATCAACTGAAAGCTAAATATGGTCTCTCCAGAGAACAAATAATTCTCAACAGTTCACATACACATACCGGACCGGAGACGGACCATCCGCGATATCAATTCCAACTTAGTAAAGACGAATACAATAAAATTCAAAATTTTGCCGATCGAGTAGAGAGAGAAATAGTTGAATTGGTTGGCCAAGCCATAGCATCGCTTGAACCGGTAACTCTTTCTTCCGAAAATGGAATTACCCGATTTCAGGTCAATAGAAGAAACAATAAAGAAGCCCAAATAAACGCACAAACTGAATTAAATGGTCCCAATGATTATGCTGTACCAGTGATTAAAGTTGAAGACCCGGAAGGAAACCTTAAGGCGATTCTTTTTGGCTATGCCTGTCATCCTACCGTTTTATCAGATTATAAGATTTCAGGAGACTACGTAGGTTTTGCTCAGATGGAATTGGAGAAAATTTATCCGGGAACTACAGCCTTGTTTTTTCAAGGAGCAGGCGCTGATCAAAACCCTTTGCCCAGAAGGTCAGTAGCCTTGGCCCAACAGTATGGCAAAGAATTGGCTGCAGCTGTTGAACGGGTAGTGAATGAGGACATGAATGTATTGGAAGGAAACCTTTCCACCGCTTATTCGGAAATTGACTTGAAATTTGCCAAGGCAGTGCCCACTAGGGAAGAATTGGAAGATATCATTAGCGGTGAAACCCCCGGTTATCCCAACTACTTAAAGGAAAATGCAAAAGTGCTGGTTTCAAGGTTGAACAATGGAGAACATTTAAAATCAACTTATCCTTATCCTGTTCAAGTTTGGAAATTAGGTGACCAAGCAATTTTTGCTTTAGGAGGGGAACTTCTGGTGGGGTATTCGCTTGAACTTAAAAAGATTTTTGGTCCCGATATATTTGTAATGGGCTATTCCAATGATGTGATGGGATATATTCCCACCAAGATGGTGCTCTCTGAAGGCGGATATGAAGCCAATAGATCCCCTTATTTGACTTCGCAATGGGCAGCATCAATAGAAGATGATATCCTTTATGAAGCGACCAAACTAGCGGAAAATGTAGGTATTCAAACTATAGCATACCCTCTTATATCGCCATGA
- a CDS encoding DUF4235 domain-containing protein — protein sequence MKQQNKEYLQSLVITGGTILGAFLVRKGLEQLYEKKTGEEAPKNPYPENNSLKEALLWTVATGVVASVTKVLLRYTFTAGSEKVIEN from the coding sequence ATGAAACAACAAAACAAAGAGTATCTGCAATCTTTAGTAATTACAGGAGGAACCATCCTTGGCGCTTTTTTAGTGCGGAAAGGACTGGAACAATTGTATGAGAAAAAGACAGGTGAGGAAGCTCCAAAAAACCCTTATCCGGAAAATAATTCCCTAAAAGAAGCATTGCTATGGACTGTAGCCACAGGTGTTGTAGCAAGTGTAACAAAAGTTCTGCTTCGCTATACTTTTACAGCCGGTTCCGAGAAAGTGATAGAAAATTAG